A window from Clupea harengus chromosome 14, Ch_v2.0.2, whole genome shotgun sequence encodes these proteins:
- the dnal1 gene encoding LOW QUALITY PROTEIN: dynein axonemal light chain 1 (The sequence of the model RefSeq protein was modified relative to this genomic sequence to represent the inferred CDS: inserted 1 base in 1 codon), with protein MIKATTIKEALAKWEEKSGEKVGEAKAVKLYGQIPPIEKMDASLSSLVICERLSLSTNCIEKIANLNGLKNLKILSLGRNNIKNLNGLEAVGDTLEELWISYNLIEKLKGIHVMKKLKVLYMSNNLVKEWGEFVKLADLPELXDLVFVGNPLEEKHSVEGNWMDEATKRLPKLKKLDGNPVIKQVDDDEEG; from the exons ATG ATAAAAGCAACAACGATAAAAGAGGCATTAGCAAAATGG GAAGAGAAATCGGGAGAGAAAGTCGGGGAGGCCAAAGCGGTCAAGCTGTATGGACAGATCCCACCCATTGAAAAGATGGatgcctccctctcctccctcgttATCTGCGA GAGGTTATCATTGTCCACAAACTGCATTGAAAAAATCGCCAATCTGAATGGCCTCA AAAACCTTAAAATATTATCCTTGGGACGGAACAATATTAAGAATTTGAACGGATTG GAAGCTGTGGGAGACACACTCGAGGAGCTCTGGATATCCTACAACCTCATAGAGAAGCTGAAGGGAATCCATGTGATGAAAAAGCTGAAAGTCTTGTACATGTCCAACAATCTAGTGAAAGAGTGGG GAGAGTTCGTCAAACTGGCAGACCTTCCAGAGC TGGACCTGGTGTTTGTGGGGAATCCCCTGGAGGAGAAGCACTCGGTGGAGGGGAACTGGATGGACGAGGCCACCAAGAGGCTTCCCAAGCTCAAGAAGCTGGACG GGAATCCAGTAATCAAGCAGGTGGATGACGATGAAGAGGGCTAA